AACGTTAGCTGAAATTACGAGATTGCGATCGCAAGTTATGTCTGGGGGAGTTAGTGCAGAACATAGACTCACTCTCGAAAATCAAATTTCTCGCACGATGGGAAATATTGTGGCATTAGTTGAAAATTATCCTGATTTGAAAATGCAGCCGTTACGGAATATAACAATGCCTTAGAAATGTTTCCGAGTAATCTGGTTGCTGGCTATATGATACCAATTTAAATAGCATTCAGGGCAGATAGGGCATCGTTGATGAAAGAATAACCTG
The Coleofasciculaceae cyanobacterium DNA segment above includes these coding regions:
- a CDS encoding LemA family protein, whose protein sequence is MLLAGTIFIVSVKIYNGLVIKKNQVSKSFSSVDVLLKKRWDLIPNLVGVVKNHLQFEQQTLAEITRLRSQVMSGGVSAEHRLTLENQISRTMGNIVALVENYPDLKMQPLRNITMP